A window of Microbacterium hominis genomic DNA:
GAGTTGGAGAAGGTCTCGACCCCTTCGATCGACGAGCTGTCGCCGTCACCGGGCCTGAGGGTCGGCGGGGCCGCGGGGGCGAACACGATCGAGGCGACGATCGCGCCGATCACGGCGATGGCGGCGACGACGCCCACAACCCACCACACGAGCTTGCTGCGGCGGCGCTTGGCGAGCTGCCGCTGATACTCGGCGAGCTTCTCCTGGCGCTTCTGCTCGCGCTGCTGCTTGACGGTGAGATTGATGTCGGCCTGCGTGGCGGGGTTTCCGCTCGTGCGCTTGTCGGTGGGGCGCGGGGATGTCGGGGTCATGTCGCTGATCTCGGCTCGGGCGCCCGGAGCGTGCGGCTGCGGGCCAGGGAACGGGTTTCGAGCAATCCTATGCGAGCGAATGCGCGGCGGGGCTGGGAAGGCGCCGGGATGGATGCCGCGCCGCCGGGCGGCATCCGGTATCATCGTCCTTTCGAATCGATTCGACGAGTCGATTCGACGGACACTTGAAACGAAACACACGTGCGCGATACTTCACCGATTCCCCTTGCCACGCCCCCGGGCACCACGACCGGAGCCATCCGCACCCTCGGGCCGAACCCCGAGACCGCGCCGATCGTGCTCCATCCCGGCGATTCGATCTCGACGCGCCGCCGCGTGCTCTACATCGTGCTGCTGGGCGCGCTCACCGCGCTCGGGCCGTTCACCATCGACCTGTACCTGCCGGCGTTCCCGACGCTCGAGGCAGACTTCGACACGACCGCGGCGGCGATCCAGCTCACCCTCACCGGCACGATGATCGGTTTCGCCCTCGGGCAGCTCATCGTCGGCCCCCTCAGCGACAAGGTGGGTCGCCGGCTGCCGCTGCTGTCGGTGACGGCGCTGCACGTGCTGGCGAGCACGGCCGCGGCCTTCGCACCGACGCTCGAACTCCTCTCCGTCGCCCGCGTGCTCCAGGGCGCCGGTGCTGCGGCGGGCGGCGTGGTCGCCGCCGCGATCGTGCGCGACCTGTTCGGCGGCCGGCGCCTCGTCGTCATGCTCTCGCGCCTGGCCCTCGTGTCGGGTGTGGCCCCGGTGCTCGCGCCGCTGATCGGCTCGGCGCTTCTCCTGGTGATGCCGTGGCGGGGGATCTTCGTCGTGCTCGCCGTCTACGGCGCGGTGATGCTCATCTCGGCGATCGCCTTCATCCCCGAGACGCTCCCGCCCGCGCGGCGCCACGACCGGGGTACGACGACGGTCTGGCAGCGATACCGCAGCGTGCTGAGCGACCGCGTGTTCATCGGCGTGCTCATCATCGGCGGCATGACCTTCAGCGGACTGTTCTCGTACCTGTCGAGCTCGCCGTTCCTGTTCCAGGAGACCTACGGCTTCGACGCGCAGCTGTACGGCATCCTCTTCGCCGTGAACTCCCTCGGCGTGGTCGTCGGCGTGCAGACCGCCGCGCGGCTGGCGGCCCGATTCGGACCGCAGTGGGTGCTCGCGTGGTCGACCGGGGTGCTGGTGGTCGCGGCATCCGCCATCATCGTCGCCGACCAGTTGGGCCTGGGCCTGTGGGGCACGATCGTGCCGCTGTTCGTCTTCATGACCGCGTGCGGCTTCACCTTCCCGTGCGTGCAGGTGCTCGCCCTGGACCGGCACGGCAACGCCGCCGGCACGGCGCAGTCGATCGTGGGCGCGAGCAACTTCGGCGTCGCCGGCATCATCTCGCCCATGGTGGGCTGGATCGCCCAGGATGCCGGCATCACGGCCACCACGATGGCGGCCGTCATGGCCGGCTGCGCGGTGATCGGCGTGCTGTCGCTGTGGCTGGTCGTGCGCCCGCGCACCGTGGAGCGCCTCGCGCCGTAGGCGGTGCCGTGGGGTGCGCGGCCGGGGCGGGGTCAGTGCTCCCGCACCGGCTGCAGCCGGAACAGACGGACCGTGCGGCCCGAGTCCCGCTCGTAGCCGCGATAACCGGGCCACTGCGCCTCGATGAGTCGCCACACGGCATCGCGCTCGGCGTCGGGGACGCGGCTCGAGCGCACGAGCATGCGGCGGCCGCGCACGGTGATGGCGGCGTCGGGATGGGCGAGCAGGTTCGTCGTCCACGCGGGATGACGCGCGCCGGCGAAGTTCGTGCCCGCGACGATGGCGCGGCCCTGGCCGTCGGGCGTGTACATCAGCGCGGCGTCGCGCGGCGCACCGGACTTGGCGCCCACCGTGTGGAGCACGAGCGAGGGCACCAGCAGCGCACTCACCTGCACGCGGCCACCGGTGAGCCGGCCGATGACCGCCTCGAGCGGCGGCAGCACAGCGGGGCCGATCGCGCGCCGGAACACGCGGGTGCGGGTCAGCGGCGCGATCGCCGCCCGCACGACATCCACGACGCGGGTCACGTCCCCATTGTGCTCCATGCGGCATGATGGCGGGATGCCGAACGCTGACCAGCACGGACGCACACAGATCAACTACCGTCGGCCCCTGTGGATCGGGGTCGGCCTGCTCGCGGCCGGCGTGCTGCTCGCG
This region includes:
- a CDS encoding multidrug effflux MFS transporter; its protein translation is MRDTSPIPLATPPGTTTGAIRTLGPNPETAPIVLHPGDSISTRRRVLYIVLLGALTALGPFTIDLYLPAFPTLEADFDTTAAAIQLTLTGTMIGFALGQLIVGPLSDKVGRRLPLLSVTALHVLASTAAAFAPTLELLSVARVLQGAGAAAGGVVAAAIVRDLFGGRRLVVMLSRLALVSGVAPVLAPLIGSALLLVMPWRGIFVVLAVYGAVMLISAIAFIPETLPPARRHDRGTTTVWQRYRSVLSDRVFIGVLIIGGMTFSGLFSYLSSSPFLFQETYGFDAQLYGILFAVNSLGVVVGVQTAARLAARFGPQWVLAWSTGVLVVAASAIIVADQLGLGLWGTIVPLFVFMTACGFTFPCVQVLALDRHGNAAGTAQSIVGASNFGVAGIISPMVGWIAQDAGITATTMAAVMAGCAVIGVLSLWLVVRPRTVERLAP
- a CDS encoding nitroreductase family deazaflavin-dependent oxidoreductase — encoded protein: MTRVVDVVRAAIAPLTRTRVFRRAIGPAVLPPLEAVIGRLTGGRVQVSALLVPSLVLHTVGAKSGAPRDAALMYTPDGQGRAIVAGTNFAGARHPAWTTNLLAHPDAAITVRGRRMLVRSSRVPDAERDAVWRLIEAQWPGYRGYERDSGRTVRLFRLQPVREH